TGGTCCGTTCCGGGAGTCGTGGGGTCGCAACCGTGATCGGCCGTTATCAGGAGGAGATCTGAGGGCCGGAGTCTCTCCAGAAGCCGGGGTAGCCAGCCGTCGAATTCCTCCAGGGCGCGGCCGAAGCCCAACGGATCGAGGCGATGGCCGAAAAGCATATCGAAATCGACCAGGTTGGTGAAGACCATCCCTTTTTCCACTTTTTCAAGAGCCTCCAGAGTCCGCGCCATCCCCTCGGCATTGCTTCCCGTATAGACAAAATCCGTGACGCCTCGTCCGGCAAAAATATCCCGGATCTTCCCCACTCCGTAAACCCTGAGCCCCGCCCGTTGAAGGCTCTCCAGGATTGTCTCGGCAGTGGGCGGGAGGGAGAAGTCATGCCGTCGGGAGGTGCGGCGGAAATCGGCGGCACAGCTGCCGATGAAGGGGCGGGCGATCACCCTGCCGACCCGATATGGATTGAGGATTCGGCGGGCGATCCTGCAGATCTCGTAGAGGCGGTCGACGGGAAAAATATCCTCATGCGCCGCGATCTGGAATACGGAATCGGCGCTGGTATAAACGATCGGCCGGCCGCTGCGCAGGTGCTCCTCGCCCAGATGGCGGAGGATGTCGGTACCGCTTGCGGCCACATTGCCAAGGGGCGAGCAGCCGGTTTCTCCGGCGAACGACTCAATGATCTCCCGTGGAAACCCTGCGGGATAGGTCGGAAACGGTTCGGCCTGGATGACACCGGCCAGTTCCCAATGACCCGTCGTGGTGTCCTTGCCGGCTGACAGCTCCCGCATTCTTCCGAATGCCGCTGCGGGAGAGGCCGCGGGAGAAACGCCCGGAAGAGGCAGAATATTTCCGAGGCCCAGCCGTTCCAGAGTCGGCAGTTGCAGACCGCCGCAGCACTGTACTACGTGCTTTAGGGTGTTAGCTCCGGCATCACCGTACCGGTCGGCATCAGGCAGTTCTCCCACTCCCACGCCATCCAGGGTGATCAGAACCACCCGGCGCCATTCATGGCATTTCATTTTATCCCGTCCCGATCCTGCCATTGCTCTAATATCTTCACCCCGGCGCTGGTCCCGACCCGGGAGGCTCCGGCTTCGATCATGGCATGGCACCCTTCCCAGTCCCGTATTCCCCCCGCGGCCTTGACGCCGATCCGCCCCTTTGCAGCCCCGGCCAGCAATCGCACGTCAGCGACGGTGGCCCCCCCTGCCGCGAAACCGGTGGAGGTCTTGACATATCCGCCCCCCCCCCGCACCACGCACTCAACGAGAGCCTCCTTCAGGGGCAATGGGAGACAGCAGCATTCAATGATCACCTTGACCAAGGCTCCCCGGGCCGCCTCGACCACCTGCCGGATCTCCCCTTCAACCTCTTCCAGACGGCCGCTCAGGACGGCACCGAGGTGGATCACCATGTCGAGTTCCGTCGCTCCTGCGGCGACCGCGCGGGAAGACTCGAAGGCCTTTACGGCCGTAGGAACATAGCCGAAGGGAAACCCGACCACGGTCCCAGTGGCTATTTCTGAACCGTACAGCAGATCGGCGGCCAGAGGAACAAAGACGGGCGGCACGCACACGCTGGCGAAGCCGAACTCCACCGCCTCTTCGCAAAGAGCACGAATCTGGTCTGCGGTGGTTTCCGGCTTAAGAAGGGTATGGTCGATGTATGGGGCGGGGGAAGTCACGTTCTATACGCCGCGTTGCATTTGACATAATCGTAGGTCAGATCGGAGGTGTAGTAGAAGGCCTCACCCTCGCCGAGATGCAGATCGACCGTGACGGCGAATTCGGGCTTTTTGAGAACCTCGGTCGCCCGGGTTTCCGTCTCCTTGCCGGTGCCAAGGCCGCCCTGAACCACCAGGACGTCGTCAAAGAAGATTTCGATCCGGTCCGGGTCGACCTGGGCTCCCGAATAGCCGACGGCGGCTATGATCCGGCCCCAGTTGGCGTCTTCCCCGAAAAAGGCCGTTTTCACCAGACTGGAAGTGGCGATGCTGCGTGCGGCGAGACGGCCTTCGCTGTCGCTGGCGGCTCCCCGGACCAACACATGAACCACTTTGGTTGCCCCTTCCCCGTCGCGGACGATCATTTTGGCCAGGTCGAGCAAAACTCCTTCGAGGCCCCGGCTGAAATCGTCGCCCGCCGCTGTGCCGCCGCGGATCTCCTCATTGTCAGCCAGTCCGTTAGCCAGGACCAGAACCATGTCGTTGGTGGACGTATCGCCGTCCACCGTAATGCTGTTGAAGGACCGGTCCGCTCCCCGCTTCAAGGTTTCGGCGAGAAATCCCGGCTCAACGCGGGCATCGGTCAGAATGAAGGCGAGCATGGTGGCCATGTCGGGATGGATCATTCCAGCCCCTTTGGCCAAGCCCAGCACTCGGTAGGAGACATCCCCCACCCTGCCCTCGGCAACGGAAACCTTGGGAAAGGCGTCGGTGGTCATGATCGCCTCGGCCACCGCCGCAGCCCTGTCAGCCTGAAGATCGGCAGCCAGCAGGGGAACGTGGCGCTCGAATTTCTCCATCGGCAGGTTCACTCCGATCACTCCAGTGGAGGAAACCGCCACCAGGTCCTCCGACACGCCCAGGGCGTGTGCCGCCAGTTCGCCGGTGCGCAGGGCATCCCTGAGCCCCTGCTCTCCGGTACAGGCGTTGGCGTTGCCGCTGTTGACAATCACCGCCTGACAGCTTCCATGGCGTATGCGGGGAGCGGAAACCACCACCGGCGCCGCTACGACCTTGTTGGTTGTAAAAACCCCGGCACAACAGGCCGGAACCTCGGAATAAATCATCGCCATGTCGGGCTTGCCGGATTTCTTGATCCCCGCCGACCGGGCGGAGAATTTGAACCCGCGAACCTTGATGCTTTCCTGTTTAGACATATACCACCCCAACCAGAACAATGGTCCCGGATCCCCGGATCCCGAGTCCAAAAATCTCACACCCTTTTATTGGATCTTAGGCCTTGGACCCGAGACCTTGGCCTGCCTTTATCTGCCGCAGCATTTCTTGTATTTTTGACCGCTGCCGCAGGGACAGGGATCATTGCGTCCGACTTTCTCCTCATCCCTGGTCATCGGCTTTTTCGTTTGATCTTCTCCTCCCCCGACCCGGTTGAGGACAAGGCGCCGCCGGCGCTGCTCGGCCTCCATGCGGGCGACGTCATCCTCCTTGGCCAACTGAATACGGAAGAGCTTCTGGATGACCTCCTGGCGGATCCGGCCCATCATTTCCATGAAAAGTCCGAAGGCCTCCTTCTTGTACTCTTGTTTGGGATTGCGCTGCCCATAGCCGCGCAGGCCGATCCCTTCCTTTAGATGATCGATGGAGAGGAGATGATCCTTCCATTGAGAGTCGATGGTCTGCAGGAGCAGCACCTTCATCAGATGGTCCATCACCGGTGTGGTGAATTCCTCTTCCTTCTCGGCCAGGCGTGCAGCAACCTGTTCCTTGAGAATTTCTTCCAGCGCCTCCGGCTTGCCAATGCTTGAGAGATCCTCCGGAAACCGGGGCTGGATATTAAACTGGTTGTAGAAATCCTCGGCCAGACTGCCCCAGTTCCAATCGGTGGGAGGGGTCTTTTCGGGACAGAAGGTGGCGACCATGTCCTCGGCGGTTTCGGCGATGATTCCTTCGATGGTCTCGCGGATGTTTTTCCCGGCCAGAACCTCCTTGCGCTGAGTGTAAATGACCTCGCGCTGTTTATTCATGACATCGTCGTATTCGATGAGATGCTTGCGGATCTCGAAGTTGTGCCCTTCGACCTTCTTCTGGGCATTCTCGATGGCCTTGGATATCATGCCGTGCTCGATCGGCTCGCCTTCGGGAATCTTGAGCTTATCCATCACGTAAGCCACCCTCTGGGAACCGAAGATCCGCAGCAGATCGTCTTCGAGGCTCATATAGAACCGACTCGCCCCGGGGTCACCCTGACGGCCGGCGCGGCCTCGCAACTGGTTGTCTATGCGGCGCGACTCATGGCGTTCGGTGCCCAGGATGTACAGTCCGCCCGTCTCGATGACCTCGGCCTTTTCCGCCTCGCAGATCCGATGATACTTCTCCAGTGCCTGATCGTATGCGGCCTCGGGGTCATCGGACGTTGCCGACTCTCTGGTCGCCAGCATCTCAGCGTTGCCGCCAAGAACAATGTCGGTGCCTCGGCCGGCCATATTGGTTGCGATGGTCACGGCCCCCTTGCGCCCGGCCTGCGCCACGATCTCCGCCTCTTTTTCGTGATGCTTCGCATTGAGGACCGTGTGGGGGATCCCGCGCTTGCGCAGCATCTCCGAAAGGGTCTCCGAATGTTCGATGGAGATGGTCCCTACCAGAACAGGCTGTCCACTCTTGTGGGTTTCCAGGATATCCTCGATGACCGCCTTGAACTTCTCCTTCTCGGTCTTGTAGATCACGTCGGCGCGGTCAATGCGAATCATCGGTCGGTTGGTGGGGATGATCATGACTTCCAGCTTGTAGATTTCGCTGAATTCGGCCGCCTCGGTATCGGCGGTCCCGGTCATGCCGGAGAGCTTCTCGTACATGCGGAAGTAATTCTGGAAGGTGATGGTGGCCAGGGTCTGGTTTTCGCTCTCGATTTTGACCCCTTCCTTGGCCTCCACCGCCTGATGCAAACCGTCGCTCCAGCGCCGTCCCGGCATCAGACGACCGGTAAACTCATCGACGATCATCACCTCGCCGTCCTTGACCACGTAGTCCACGTCCCGCCTGAACAGGGCATGAGCCTTCAGAGCCTGGTTGACGTGATGAAGGATCTCGATATTGCTGGGCTCGTAGAGGTTTTCCACGCCCATCAGTTTTTCGACCTTTGCCACACCCTCTTCCGTGAGAGTGGCGCTCCTGGCCTTTTCGTCGACAGTAAAATCTCCGGTGTATTCCTTGACCGTCTGACCGATTTTACCATCGCGGTGCTCGATCAATTCCCCCTTCTTGAGCATGGGAATTACCCGGTTCACCGCATAATAGAGTTCGCTGGATGCTTCGCTCGGACCGGAGATGATCAGCGGCGTACGGGCCTCGTCGATAAGAATAGAGTCGACTTCGTCGACGATGGAGAAGTGGTGTTCCCGCTGCACATAGTCCGCGAGATCAAATTTCATGTTGTCGCGCAGGTAATCGAATCCGAATTCATTGTTGGTGCCATAGGTGATATCGCAGCCGTAAGCTTCCTTGCGCTGCTTGTCGGTGAGCCCGTGCACGATGACGCCGACCGTGAGCCCCAAAAACCGGTGGATCTGTCCCATCCATTCCGAATCGCGCTGGGCCAGATAGTCGTTGACGGTGATGACATGCACCCCTCTGCCGGTCAGTGCATTCAGATAGGAAGGGAGAGTCGCCATGAGCGTTTTACCTTCGCCGGTTCTCATTTCAGCGATCTTGCCGGCGTGAAGAACCATGCCCCCGATGAGCTGGACATCGAAATGGCGCATCCCCAGCACCCGCCTGGCGGCCTCGCGAACAACCGCAAAGGCTTCGGGGAGGAGGCTGTCCAGGGACTCTCCCTCTTTCAGGCGACGACGGAATTCGATTGTCTTTTCCTGAAGGGCCTGATCGGAAAGAGATTCGATCTGCGCCTCCAGGGCGTTAATCCTGTCGACCTGCGGCTGCAAGCGCTTGAGTTCCCGATCATTTTTACTTCCTAAAACTTTTTTCAGCAAAGGGCCGATCATCAATAGGGCTCCTGAAGTTTTTTGGGGAAAAACAGCAGACAAAGGTCTGAAAGGGGGTGATGTACCTGCTTCAAAGGGTGGAATTTTACCACAAGAAATGTGAGGCCCACAAGGATAAAGACGGATGGCGCCGGGCGCTTCCCAAAAGCAAAAGCCCCGGATTAACCGGGGCTTTGAAAAGATTCCTGTTTACGATTCAGAGATATTTTCTCGGATTGAGCGGCACGCCGTTGCGCCGCACTTCGTAATGAAGATGTGAACCGGTGGAACTGCCGGTATTCCCCACGGCGGCGATCTTGTCCCCCCTCTTGATCCGCTGGCCGACTTTCACGAAAATCTTGGAATTATGGGCGAAGTAGGTCTTGTATCCGTAACCGTGGTCGATGATGACAAGCTTGCCGTAACCCGGAGCGGTCTCAGCCTTGCTGATGATTCCGTCAGCGGTGGCAAAGACGGGAGTTCCCGTCCGGGCAGCCACATCGAGACCTTCGTGCATCTTTCGCTTGCCGGTGAAGGGAGAATTGCGCATGCCGAAATCGGAGGTCACCCACCCCTTGATCGGCCAACCCTGTGGCTTGGCGGCAAGGAGGGAACGCTGATCGTTGAGAACGCCGCGAATTTCCTCCTGGCTTTCCCGCCGCAGATCGATGGCCTGGCGGATCTCATCGATACGCTGCTGGAGATCGGAAAAACGGGAAGCCGCATCCTCTTCCGCGGGTCCGCCAATCCCTGCGAGGGCCTCCGCCCTGGGAGGAGAGAGCTGCGCCATGACCCGGACCTTGGCGTCGTTCTGGGCGAGCACCACCATCTCCTTACGCAAGCCGTCGAGACTGGCTGCTAAGCTTTGCACCTCCTGCTGCTGTGCATTGCTCTGGGCCTGCAGACGATGTAGCTCCTGTCGATCGATATTCGTTCGGATGTAATCGACAAGCAGCAACGAGACCGCAAGGAGCAGAATGCTTCCAGCGGTAATCACTCCCTGAAGAGCGCCTCTTTTGATGCTGAAGCGCCGGACCCGGTGGGAGCCCTCAGGGATAATGAGAACGGTAAACTTCTTGGCGGCCAAAACGACCCTCCCGTCAAAACACACAAAAAAAAACAAATCCTCGAGCGGACCTTTAAACTAATAAAGGATAGAGTATTTATCTGTCAAGTTTTTTGACCACGATTTTATTGTACGAAATAGAACAAAAAAACTCTTTTATTCAAAAGACAGGCATGCGAAATGCGGCCTTTTCCAAGCCTTGTGAAGTAAAAACGACGAAGAAAATGCGGACCAATCCTCGGATTTTTCGTAATGAAAGCAAGCACATGACCAGATCTTCTATAAATTGAGGATCATGGCAATCTCGTCGCACTCGGGAAACTTGACGCACTTCATGCAGTCGCCCCAGATCTTTTGCGGCAGCTCTGATTTTTCGATTTCGTGGAATCCGAATTTTTCGAAAAAACCGGGTTTGTAGGTCAGTGCGAATACTCTTTTGAGACCAAGCTGCCGGGCTTCCTCAAGACAGGTCTCCACAAGCCGGCGGCCGACTCCCCGTCCCTCCTCCCCTGCGGCCACCGCGAGGGAACGTACTTCGGCCAGATCTTCCCAGCAGATATGCAGGCAGACCGTCCCGATAACCGAACCGTTCGATTCAAAGACATGAAAATCGCGAATCGCTTCATAGATTTCCGAAAGGGAGCGGGAGAGCATCA
This is a stretch of genomic DNA from Desulfuromonas sp. TF. It encodes these proteins:
- the deoC gene encoding deoxyribose-phosphate aldolase, encoding MTSPAPYIDHTLLKPETTADQIRALCEEAVEFGFASVCVPPVFVPLAADLLYGSEIATGTVVGFPFGYVPTAVKAFESSRAVAAGATELDMVIHLGAVLSGRLEEVEGEIRQVVEAARGALVKVIIECCCLPLPLKEALVECVVRGGGGYVKTSTGFAAGGATVADVRLLAGAAKGRIGVKAAGGIRDWEGCHAMIEAGASRVGTSAGVKILEQWQDRDGIK
- a CDS encoding N-acetyltransferase, yielding MIRRAGIHDAKAIHKLLITYAREGLMLSRSLSEIYEAIRDFHVFESNGSVIGTVCLHICWEDLAEVRSLAVAAGEEGRGVGRRLVETCLEEARQLGLKRVFALTYKPGFFEKFGFHEIEKSELPQKIWGDCMKCVKFPECDEIAMILNL
- a CDS encoding phosphopentomutase is translated as MKCHEWRRVVLITLDGVGVGELPDADRYGDAGANTLKHVVQCCGGLQLPTLERLGLGNILPLPGVSPAASPAAAFGRMRELSAGKDTTTGHWELAGVIQAEPFPTYPAGFPREIIESFAGETGCSPLGNVAASGTDILRHLGEEHLRSGRPIVYTSADSVFQIAAHEDIFPVDRLYEICRIARRILNPYRVGRVIARPFIGSCAADFRRTSRRHDFSLPPTAETILESLQRAGLRVYGVGKIRDIFAGRGVTDFVYTGSNAEGMARTLEALEKVEKGMVFTNLVDFDMLFGHRLDPLGFGRALEEFDGWLPRLLERLRPSDLLLITADHGCDPTTPGTDHTREYVPLLAWHPRLRRGSDLGERDSFADVAATIAELFEIEFSVGRSVLPEL
- the argJ gene encoding bifunctional glutamate N-acetyltransferase/amino-acid acetyltransferase ArgJ — encoded protein: MKVRGFKFSARSAGIKKSGKPDMAMIYSEVPACCAGVFTTNKVVAAPVVVSAPRIRHGSCQAVIVNSGNANACTGEQGLRDALRTGELAAHALGVSEDLVAVSSTGVIGVNLPMEKFERHVPLLAADLQADRAAAVAEAIMTTDAFPKVSVAEGRVGDVSYRVLGLAKGAGMIHPDMATMLAFILTDARVEPGFLAETLKRGADRSFNSITVDGDTSTNDMVLVLANGLADNEEIRGGTAAGDDFSRGLEGVLLDLAKMIVRDGEGATKVVHVLVRGAASDSEGRLAARSIATSSLVKTAFFGEDANWGRIIAAVGYSGAQVDPDRIEIFFDDVLVVQGGLGTGKETETRATEVLKKPEFAVTVDLHLGEGEAFYYTSDLTYDYVKCNAAYRT
- a CDS encoding M23 family metallopeptidase, coding for MAAKKFTVLIIPEGSHRVRRFSIKRGALQGVITAGSILLLAVSLLLVDYIRTNIDRQELHRLQAQSNAQQQEVQSLAASLDGLRKEMVVLAQNDAKVRVMAQLSPPRAEALAGIGGPAEEDAASRFSDLQQRIDEIRQAIDLRRESQEEIRGVLNDQRSLLAAKPQGWPIKGWVTSDFGMRNSPFTGKRKMHEGLDVAARTGTPVFATADGIISKAETAPGYGKLVIIDHGYGYKTYFAHNSKIFVKVGQRIKRGDKIAAVGNTGSSTGSHLHYEVRRNGVPLNPRKYL
- the secA gene encoding preprotein translocase subunit SecA; its protein translation is MIGPLLKKVLGSKNDRELKRLQPQVDRINALEAQIESLSDQALQEKTIEFRRRLKEGESLDSLLPEAFAVVREAARRVLGMRHFDVQLIGGMVLHAGKIAEMRTGEGKTLMATLPSYLNALTGRGVHVITVNDYLAQRDSEWMGQIHRFLGLTVGVIVHGLTDKQRKEAYGCDITYGTNNEFGFDYLRDNMKFDLADYVQREHHFSIVDEVDSILIDEARTPLIISGPSEASSELYYAVNRVIPMLKKGELIEHRDGKIGQTVKEYTGDFTVDEKARSATLTEEGVAKVEKLMGVENLYEPSNIEILHHVNQALKAHALFRRDVDYVVKDGEVMIVDEFTGRLMPGRRWSDGLHQAVEAKEGVKIESENQTLATITFQNYFRMYEKLSGMTGTADTEAAEFSEIYKLEVMIIPTNRPMIRIDRADVIYKTEKEKFKAVIEDILETHKSGQPVLVGTISIEHSETLSEMLRKRGIPHTVLNAKHHEKEAEIVAQAGRKGAVTIATNMAGRGTDIVLGGNAEMLATRESATSDDPEAAYDQALEKYHRICEAEKAEVIETGGLYILGTERHESRRIDNQLRGRAGRQGDPGASRFYMSLEDDLLRIFGSQRVAYVMDKLKIPEGEPIEHGMISKAIENAQKKVEGHNFEIRKHLIEYDDVMNKQREVIYTQRKEVLAGKNIRETIEGIIAETAEDMVATFCPEKTPPTDWNWGSLAEDFYNQFNIQPRFPEDLSSIGKPEALEEILKEQVAARLAEKEEEFTTPVMDHLMKVLLLQTIDSQWKDHLLSIDHLKEGIGLRGYGQRNPKQEYKKEAFGLFMEMMGRIRQEVIQKLFRIQLAKEDDVARMEAEQRRRRLVLNRVGGGEDQTKKPMTRDEEKVGRNDPCPCGSGQKYKKCCGR